The proteins below are encoded in one region of Anoplopoma fimbria isolate UVic2021 breed Golden Eagle Sablefish chromosome 19, Afim_UVic_2022, whole genome shotgun sequence:
- the LOC129108870 gene encoding carboxypeptidase A1-like, producing MRGLLAFAALFVAVLGKDTFNGHQVLRIVAKNEAQLSLIKELDDMVQFELDFWRGVTDVATPVDVRVPFHSLQSIKIHLESLDIEYSIMIQDLQAMLDEEQEEMESAARLAEPRNTDSFDYSRYHTISEIYSFQDMLVAENPKLVSKVVIGQSYEGRPLNLLKFSTGGTNRPAIWIDTGIHSREWVTQASGTWFAKKIVTDYGTDPVLTAILNKMDIFIEIVTNPDGFYYTHNSNRMWRKTRKPNSGSSCVGVDPNRNWDAGFGGAGASGNPCSETFRGPRANSESEVKSIVDFVKSHGNFKAFVSIHAYSQMLLYPYGYTRTPARDQTELHNLAKKAITDLASLYGTSYRFGSIIRTIYQASGGTIDWTYNQGIKYSYTFELRDTGRYGFILPANQIIPTAKETWLALMAIMDHTFKNPY from the exons ATGAGGGGGCTGCTCGCATTCGCCGCGCTGTTTGTGGCCGTTCTCGGCAAGGACACATTTAACGG TCATCAGGTGCTTCGCATCGTTGCAAAGAATGAAGCCCAGCTGTCTCTTATCAAGGAGCTGGATGACATGGTCCAGTTCGAG CTGGACTTCTGGAGGGGGGTGACTGATGTGGCGACTCCCGTGGATGTCAGAGTTCCCTTCCACAGCCTGCAGTCCATCAAAATTCACCTGGAGAGTCTGGACATCGAGTACTCCATCATGATCCAAGACCTCCAG GCAATGCTggatgaggagcaggaggagatggagtCCGCTGCTCGTCTTGCTGAGCCCAGAAACACTGACAGCTTCGACTACTCTAGGTACCACACCATCAGCGAG ATCTACAGTTTCCAGGACATGCTGGTGGCTGAGAATCCCAAACTGGTCAGCAAGGTTGTGATCGGTCAGAGCTACGAGGGTCGTCCCCTGAATCTGCTCAAG TTCAGCACTGGTGGAACCAACCGTCCCGCCATCTGGATCGACACTGGAATCCATTCCAGAGAGTGGGTCACTCAGGCCAGCGGCACCTGGTTCGCCAAGAAG ATTGTGACTGATTATGGAACTGACCCCGTTCTCACCGCCATCCTCAACAAGATGGACATCTTCATTGAGATTGTGACCAACCCTGATGGCTTCTACTACACTCACAACTCA AACCGTATGTGGCGTAAGACCAGGAAGCCCAACTCCGGCTCCAGCTGTGTGGGAGTCGATCCCAACAGGAACTGGGATGCTGGTTTTGGAG GAGCTGGTGCCAGCGGCAACCCCTGCTCAGAGACCTTCCGTGGACCCAGGGCTAACTCTGAGTCTGAGGTCAAGTCCATTGTGGACTTTGTGAAGTCCCATGGTAACTTCAAGGCCTTCGTCTCCATCCATGCCTACTCCCAGATGCTCCTGTACCCCTACGGCTACACCAGGACTCCAGCCAGGGACCAGACCGAGCTG CACAATCTGGCTAAGAAGGCCATCACAGACCTGGCCTCTCTGTACGGTACTAGCTACAGATTCGGCAGCATCATCCGCACCATCT ACCAAGCTAGCGGTGGCACCATCGACTGGACCTACAACCAGGGCATCAAGTACTCCTACACCTTCGAGCTGAGGGACACCGGCCGTTACGGCTTCATcctgccagccaatcagatcatCCCAACCGCCAAGGAGACCTGGCTGGCTCTGATGGCTATCATGGACCACACCTTCAAGAACCCCTactaa
- the tes gene encoding testin — protein MEIEKEVKKMTLGHEFGAGAACLKCKDKCEGFELHFWRKICRNCKCGLTEHNVQMCSEENKKVGKLFEDTKYTGLIAKLKTDGIPSYKGNMVTITLPSSGTAYVVPPSAASSTMVPPAATAGSVQPAGSAASGAQPQGQGYRQGQGQGYPQGQGQGYPQGQGQGYPQGQGQSGPAGLTPSKVNKGPVAVGATPAHLVPVSKDVPMKSVTYEWAPPVANKYLAVRYIELLPPEKRPVAGTEGAAYRRQQMARQLPEHDQDPSKCHELSPAEVKQMQQFVRKYKDEALGVGDVMLPEEMALAHAGGPGGAGVGAGAAFGAGGAGYGPGAGGAMAGAGAGAGSGPGAAGAGVGPMAGAGAGGGGVGGFGPGAAGRGAGAGAGGAGPASGTGTGPSAGFGPAGGALGTTATAGAMGVPGAQQAGLPQQAFSCHHCQQPMRLGEPAVYAERAGYDKMWHPACFVCCTCNELLVDMIYFLKKGKLFCGRHYGDSEKPRCGGCDELIFSNEYTQAEGQNWHLKHFCCFECDCILAGETYVMENDKPVCQPCYMKSYAVKCAACKNPVEPEAQRVSYGEYHWHAEPECFKCSGCSKCLVGQRFMAVQGFLFCSVECKKKTVA, from the exons ATGGAGATAGAGAAGGAAGTAAAGAAG ATGACCCTCGGACACGAGTTTGGCGCCGGAGCGGCCTGTTTGAAATGCAAAGACAAGTGCGAAGGCTTCGAGCTTCACTTCTGGAG AAAAATCTGCCGAAACTGTAAATGTGGCCTCACGGAGCACAACGTGCAGATGTGCTCGGAGGAGAACAAGAAGGTGGGGAAGCTGTTCGAGGACACCAAGTACACCGGCCTCATCGCCAAGCTGAAGACGGACGGCATCCCCAGCTACAAAGGCAACATGGTGACCATCACTCTGCCCAGCTCCGGCACCGCCTACGTTGTGCCGCCGAGCGCCGCTTCCTCCACTATGGTGCCTCCCGCCGCCACCGCTGGTTCTGTGCAGCCTGCAGGCTCGGCAGCCAGCGGCGCTCAGCCTCAGGGTCAGGGTTAccgtcagggtcagggtcagggttaccctcagggtcagggtcagggttaccctcagggtcagggtcagggttaccctcagggtcagggtcagtcCGGACCAGCCGGCCTCACACCTTCGAAGGTTAACAAAGGGCCGGTTGCTGTCGGCGCCACACCAGCCCATCTGGTGCCAGTCTCCAAAGATGTGCCAATGAAGTCCGTCACCTATGAGTGGGCGCCACCAGTGGCCAATAAGTATCTG GCGGTGCGTTACATCGAGCTGCTCCCACCGGAGAAGCGACCGGTGGCCGGTACCGAGGGAGCCGCTTACCGCCGGCAGCAGATGGCCCGCCAGCTGCCCGAGCACGACCAGGACCCGTCCAAGTGCCACGAGCTGAGCCCGGCCGAGGTCAAGCAGATGCAGCAGTTCGTCCGCAAGTACAAGGACGAGGCCCTGGGGGTCGGAGACGTCATGCTGCCTGAGGAGATGGCTCTGGCTCATGCTGGTGGACCGGGAGGAGCCGGCGTCGGGGCTGGAGCTGCGTTTGGTGCCGGAGGGGCTGGGTATGGACCGGGAGCTGGGGGTGCCATGGCTGgagctggtgctggtgctggttcTGGACCAGGGGCTGCAGGCGCTGGTGTCGGGCCTATGGCTGGAGCTggggctggaggtggaggtgttggTGGCTTCGGACCCGGAGCAGCGGGTagaggagctggagctggagctggtggTGCTGGACCAGCTTCAGGGACTGGGACCGGACCGTCTGCTGGCTTCGGACCAGCTGGAGGAGCCTTGGGTACCACTGCCACTGCTGGAGCCATGGGGGTCCCTGGAGCTCAGCAAGCCGGACTACCACAACAGGCCTTC TCGTGCCATCACTGCCAGCAGCCGATGCGTCTGGGCGAGCCAGCCGTCTACGCCGAGCGGGCCGGCTACGACAAGATGTGGCATCCAGCGTGCTTCGTGTGCTGCACCTGCAACGAGCTGCTGGTGGACATGATCTACTTCTTGAAGAAAGGAAAGCTTTTCTGTGGACGCCACTACGGAGACAGCGAGAAGCCGCGCTGTGGAGGCTGTGATGAG CTGATCTTCAGTAACGAGTACACTCAGGCTGAGGGCCAGAACTGGCATCTGAAGCACTTCTGCTGTTTCGAGTGCGACTGCATCCTCGCCGGAGAGACGTACGTCATGGAGAACGACAAGCCGGTCTGCCAGCCGTGCTACATGAAGAGCTACGCTGTG AAATGCGCCGCCTGCAAGAATCCGGTGGAGCCCGAGGCCCAGCGGGTTTCCTACGGCGAGTACCACTGGCACGCCGAGCCGGAGTGCTTCAAGTGCTCCGGCTGCTCCAAGTGCCTGGTGGGC